TCGGCATCCTGAGCATCGACAGGATAACCGGCATGAGGGACGACATACAGTCTTTTTATGACGACAGGTTCGTGCCGACTGTAGACCTCGGAAAGATGAACAACGAGCTTGCTTCCCTCCGTATAGGCGCTCTCCAGATAATGAACGAAAGGGACGCGTCCAAAAGGCAGCAGCACTTTAATAGCGCCGCCGAGTCAGAGACCGAGGTGAATAACCTCATCGAGAAATACGGGTCCACCTACCTCACCGAGGAGGAGAAGAAGGTATTCGACGAGATGAAGTCCGCCTGGGTCGCATACAACGAGTCCCGCCGGAACACTTTCAAACTGGCCCTTGACGGCGATTTCGAGAGGTCCAGGCACAACGCCCAGACCGACGCGGGCCCGAAATTCAATGTCCTCGACTCGAAGCTCGTAAGGCTCATACAGATACAGGACGAGGTAGGCCGGGAGATAATAGCCGAGGCCAATAGCAGCTTCGCCATGACCAGGAACGTGGTTATCATAGCGACCATCCTGGCCATAGGCATCGCCGTAACGCTCGCGCTCATACTGACGAGCCTCATAGCCAAGCCCCTTGCCGAGGCGACCGCCGCGGCAAACAAGCTCGCTGAGGGCGACCTCGACGCCAACATACAGACCGGCGGCAAGGACGAGATAGGCACCCTCCTTGAGGCCATGAAGAACATGGTAGGGAAGCTCCGCGAGGTGGTCTCCGACGTGAGGGCCGTCTCGGACAACGTCGCAAGCGGCGCGCAGGAACTCTCGAGCGGCGCCCAGCAGATATCCCAGGGCTCGACCGAGCAGGCGGCGTCCATCGAGGAGACCTC
The sequence above is drawn from the Deltaproteobacteria bacterium genome and encodes:
- a CDS encoding MCP four helix bundle domain-containing protein, translated to MDFLKNMKTRSKLFLSFAVLILFVLGLGILSIDRITGMRDDIQSFYDDRFVPTVDLGKMNNELASLRIGALQIMNERDASKRQQHFNSAAESETEVNNLIEKYGSTYLTEEEKKVFDEMKSAWVAYNESRRNTFKLALDGDFERSRHNAQTDAGPKFNVLDSKLVRLIQIQDEVGREIIAEANSSFAMTRNVVIIATILAIGIAVTLALILTSLIAKPLAEATAAANKLAEGDLDANIQTGGKDEIGTLLEAMKNMVGKLREVVSDVRAVSDNVASGAQELSSGAQQISQGSTEQAASIEETSSSMEQMSANIRQNSDNAQQTEKIAQKSAADAKESGQAVSETVGAMKEIASKISIIEEIARQTNLLALNAAIEAARA